Within Sphingobium sp. EP60837, the genomic segment CCGCTCGGTCAATATCGTGTGCAGCGGATCGCCCATCATTCGCTCGCCTGTTTCTTATTGGCCTCTGCCATCTTCTTGGCGTCGAGCCCTGCGATCGAACTGCCTTGGGTGAGGTCGTTCTGCGCATGGGCGAAATGGTGCATATGATATTGCGCCTCCATTGCGTTCCTCTTGCCCATCAGTTCCTCGACATGGTTGATCGCCTGCTTGGTGAGCCAGTTGCCCAGGCGCGGCTGCGCCACCAGCTTGGCCGCCATCGCTGCGACCGTTTCGCGCAGCGCCTCGCGCGAGACGATCTTGTTGACCATGCCGAACTGCTCGGCCCGCTGCGCGCTCATCCGCTCGCCCAAGAGCAGGAACTCCTTGGCGACGCGCGGGGGGAGTTCATAGGCATGGGCGAAATATTCAACGCCCGGGATGCCCATGCGGTTGACTGGGTCCTGGAAGAAGGCGTCGTCGGTGGCGACGATGAGGTCGCATACCCAGGCGAGCATGAGGCCGCCCGCGACGCAGGCCCCCTGCACCATGGCGATGGTGGGCTTTGGCGCGTCGCGCCAGCGGCGGCACATGCCGACATATTGCTCCTTCTCGCGCGTGTAGAGCAATTCGGCCGCGGGTTTGTTGACATGGCCCGGCACCAGTAGCCGGTTCTCGAAATGCTTGTGCAGATCGCGGCCGGGCGTGCCGATGTCATGCCCGGCCGAGAAATGCTTGCCGTTGCCGCCCAGCACGATCGCGCGCACATCGTCATCGTTCGTCGCCTTCACAAAGGCGTCGTCGAGCGCATAGGTCATCTGGCCGTTCTGGGCATTGTTGAAGCCCGGCCGGTTCATCATGATCCATGCGACATGATCGATCACCTCATAGGTGACCGGCTCATCCGTCTCGTAAACAATGTCGACCTGCTGCGGTTCGACCAGGCGATCGGTCTCGTTCATCTTCAGGCTGCCCTTCTGTCTCCGGCCGGATTGTCCTTGAACACGGTAGCACGGACGTTGTTGGGATCGATCTTGGCGATCAGTTCCAGCTGCTCCGCCGTGGGCGCGGGGGTGGTGGGGATGTCGTCCGAAATCTTCGCCAGCGGGAAGCCGCTATTATCCTGCACCTCCTCGAAGGTGACGCCCGGATGCAGCGAGATCACGCGGATCTGGTGACCGGGGCCGCCGAAATCCATCACGCATAAATTGGTGATAATGCGGCGCAGGTCCAGGCCCTGCGGCGGCCCGCCATTGCGGTAGCGCGCCGGGTTGTAGCCCGCCATGCAGACGAAATCGACTTCGCCTTCCACGAACGCGCGCTTGTTGTGGTTGGGGAAGAAGAAGCTGTTGGGATGGCTGATCGAGTTGCCGGGGAAGCCGCGCGCGCCCAGCATCGCCGCCTTGGGCTTCTTGTGGTCGCCGATGACGGAGATATTGGCCTGGCCATAGCGATCGATCTGCACCGGGCCGACGAGCGCATGCCGCTTGCCGCTCCAGAGCGCGGAGAAGACGCGGTCATAATTGGCGATGCCTTCGAACTCGGGCTCTACGGCGCGCTTGCCCGGGCCGACCGGCGCACTGGTGTACCAGGCTTCGCCATCGGTAGTCTGGATGGCGGGCGCGAAGCTCAATTTCGCAAGGCCAGCGCCGATGCGGGGCAGGGGGCCGATGCCGGTCGCCATCACCTCGCCATCGTCGCGCCAGACTTCGGCGCAGGCGGCGATGACGAGTTCAGCGAGCGAATAGCTATTCTGGGTCATGTCTGTCTCGCTCTTAGTAAATGGGGACGGGAAGCTGTTTGACGGCCTCTTGTCCGCCGATCGACGCTTGATAGTCCGCTTCGGACACATCGACATATTTCGCCTTATACTCGGCCCAGGCTTCGGGCGAGGCGGCGCTTTCGACATAGGTCTTGATGTGCTTCAAATCGAGCTGATAGTCCGGATCGGCGCTCGAGGGATGGGCGCCGAGCGGTGCTTCCGCCACGCCGGTGATCATCGCGCGCTCGACCAGATTGTAGCGGCTGTTCTTCTTCATATCGAGCTCAGCCGTCGGCACGATCTTTTCGACCGTGGCGAAGCTCTTCTTGGCGGCGCGCACCAGCAGCTCATCGAAGATCGGATCGACCGAGAGGGTGAGCAGGTTGCCGCGTTCGTCCGAACGGTGGGCGTGGATGAGCGCGATGTCGGGGACGAGCGCGGGCATGGCGACGAATTCCTCGCCATCTTCATAGGGGCTCTTCACAAATTTGAAGTCGAAGCCCGACTGGTTGATGATGTCGGTGCCGATGCCCACGCGCGTGGGCAGGAAGGGCAGCTTCATCGCGGCTGCGCGCAGGCCCCAATGATACATGCCCTCATCCAGCTCGAGCACCTCGAAGGCGCCGGCCTGGCGGGCGTTGCGGAAATGCGGCTCGAGCGGATAATGGTCGAGGCTGGCAAAGGCGAAGACGAGCTTTTTGATCTTGCCGGTGGCGGCGAGCAGGCCGATGTCCATGCCGCCATAGCCGGCCATCACCGTCAGGTCCTTGAGATTGGACCGGGCGATGGCGCGGATGAGCGCCATGGGCTTGCGGCGGGTGGCCCATCCGCCGATGCCGATGGTCATTCCGTCGGAAATCTGGTCGACGATGTCGTCCACCGTCATGCGCTTGTCGAGCATAGTTTCAGTCATCCTTTGCATCAGTCCTGTGCGTTCAGTCCTGTGTGTCAGTCCTGCTCATGGGCCCATTTATGGCCCCAGTCGCTTACCGCGAGGCTGGTGGTAGGGACCCAAGTCGCAGGGTCGATTACCAGACCGTTCCACCCATATTCGATGTCAAAACCACTTGGTGTCTGCATGTAGAAAGAGGTCATCTTGTCATTGACATGGCGCCCCAGGCTCGCCGACAGGGGAACTTTCCCCTTGCTCTTGAGCACGCGGTCATAGGCGCGGCCGACATCCTCAAGGGAGCCGACCTCCAGCATCATGTGCACCGCGCCATTGGGACTTTCGGGCATCTGACCCAAGGCCAGGCTGTGGTGGCGCGCATTGCAGTGGAGGAAGGCGAAGCCCACGCCCGGATCATCTTCGCCGCCGCCCTGGAGGTAGAAGCGGCCAAGGTCGGTGTCGCCAAAGCCCATGACAGCCTTGTAGAAGGCGTGGGTCTCGTTGAAATTGGGGGCGGTGAGCACGACATGGCCCATCCCCATGTCGCCATTGTCGCCAGTGACGAAGCGGCTGACGCCCGCGGGCGAAGTAAAGGGGGCGTAATCGACGAAGCGGCCGTAGAAGATCTCCATCGCATTGCCCGCAGGGTCGGACGAGCGGGCAAGCTCATAGACCTGGCGCGCGCGCGCTTCCATGACTCCGGCGCGTGTCACCGGGCGGCCCGCCGCCTCCAGCCTTTCCAGCAGCGATTCGAAATCTTCGCGATTCGCGCATTCCCAGCCCGGCGCAATGAAACGGTTTTGCTCTCCCTTTTCCACCCACAGGCGGTAGGGGCGGTCATCCATGCGGAAGAGAGCGACATCTTCGCGCGGCGAGGGTGTCGTCATCAATCCTGCGATAGTGCAGGCGAAATCCTGCCAGTGCCCAAGGTCCTGCGCCTCGATCACCACATAGCCCAGCGAAATCACTGCCATCCTGCCGCCTCGCCCTTCTTATCCACTTTTGCCCCGCCATGCGCTTCAAGGAGCGTTCTAAAATGGCCTTCCCCGTACGCATATGGCAAGCGCTGCCTTGGGTTTTGCGTGGCCGTGGGACGGCGCATTGGATTGCGCTCAACGAGTTTATGGCAATTCGTTCCCGATCCGCCTATAAGCAACGGCGCAAATGCGCAAGCCCTGTTTGTCTTGACAGTTTGCGTAATAGCAGATTATCTAACCTACGCATATAGCAAATTTTGAGCATTGAGTCGCCGACATGGAGAAGATAATGACCGGGGCAGCAGCAACTCGACCCATTGGCAAGGACGAGGAGCTTCCCTCGGCCGAAACCCTGATTGCCCGGGCCAAGGCGATGATCCCGGTCCTGCGGACCCGCGCGCGCGCGTGCACGCTCGCCCATGACGTGCCGCCCGAGACCGTCGCGGAGATGAAGGCGGCCGGCTTCTTCCGCGTGCTCCAGCCCAAGCGCTATGGCGGCTATGAGATGCACCCCAATGTCTTTTTCGAGATCCAGAAGGCGCTTGCCGAAGGCTGCATGTCGACGGGCTGGATCTACGGCGTCCTTGGCTGCCACCCCTATGAACTCGCCCTCTTCCATGACGAGGCGCAACAGGAAGTGTGGGGCGATAATCGCGACATGCTCGTCTCCTCCACTTATCAGCCGGTCGGCAAGGTGGAAAAGGTTGAAGGCGGCTTCTACCTTTCGGGCCGCTGGGGGTTCTCGTCGGGCTCCTCCCATTGCGGTTGGGTGCTGTTGGGCGCGATTAATTTCGATACCGATGGCGGCCCGCCTGACATGCGCACCTTCCTCCTGCCGCGCTCGGACTATCAGGTGATCGAAGGCACCTGGGACACGTTCGGCCTGCAGGGCACCGGCAGCTTCGACATCCTCGTCGAGCGCGTCTTCGTGCCTGAACACCGCACCCACAAGGCCAGCGACGGCTTTGCCTGCACCAATCCGGGCCAGCAAGCCAATGACGGCCCGCTCTACCGCATCCCCTGGGCGCAGCTCTTCATCCGTTCGGTCTCGAGCGCCGCTTTCGGCGGCATCCGCGCCGCCACCTCGGCCGCGATGGAGATAATGGGCAATCGCGTCTCGACCAACACCGGCAAGGCGTCCAAGGCTGACCCCAACCTGCACGCCGCCATCGCCCGTGCGATCGCCGAAACCAACGAGATGGAACTCACCCATCGTACCGCCTTCAACGAACTGATGGATTATGCGACGCGCAATGAACCCGTGCCGATGGAGAAGCGCGCGCTCTTTGCCTACCAGTCCGCCAATGTCGTGCGCCGCATGGCCGACCTTGCCGACGATATGGTCAAGCTGCTCGGCGGTCGGGCAATCTATATGTCGAGCCCGATCATCCAGCCCTGGCTCGACCTCCACGCCGCGCGCGCGCATGTCGCCAATGATCCGGCCAATCGCACCAGTGACGTCATCGGCACGATGAACGGCGAGCCGCCCGCCTTCACCTTTATCTGACGACCATCTGACGCAAAAAAAAAGAGGATCCTTCATGGCCAAGGAACTGAGCCGCAAGACCTATAAGGTCGCGGGTGGATATGAGATTTCGGTCGCGGAAATCCCCGGAGACGGCCCGGTCGTCATCTTCATCCATGGCAGCGGGCCAGGCGCGTCTGGGGCGTCGAACTTCCGCAACAACGCCCAGACCTTTGCCGACGCTGGCTACCGCGTCATCCTGCCCGACCTCATCGGCTATGGCCAATCCTCCAAGCCCGAAGCCGACTATCCGCTCGAGCTGTTTACGCAGACGCTGCTCGATGCGCTGGGGCAGCATGGCGTCACCGGCGGCCATCTCGTCGGCAACTCGCTGGGCGGCGGCATCGCCCTCCAGATCGCGCTCGACCATCCCGAATTCGCCGTCGGCAAGCTCATCCTCATGGCGCCGGGCTGTGTGGCTGAACAGGCAAGCTATTTCACCATGCCTGGCATCGCCAAGATGCGCTCGGGCTTTGGCAGTCCCGATTTCAATATCGAGGAACAGCGCCGCCTCATCAGCAACCTTATGCATCCCTCCTCGCTCCACCATGTCACCGACGCGCTGGTCGAGGAGCGTTTCGCGGTCGCGCGCACCCAGCCCAAGGATGTGCTCGCACGGGTGAAGACCCCGGACTTAGGCCCGCGCCTTGGCGAGGTCTGCCAGCCCATCTTCGTACTCTGGGGCCTCAACGATGAATTCTGCCCCGAAAGCCACGCGCGCCTGTTTCTCGACGCTTGTCCCGATGTGCGCTGCCTCACCTTCTCGCAGACAGGCCACTGGGTCCAGGTCGAGCGCGCGCAGGAGTTCAACCGCTATTCGCTGGACTTCCTGAAGAATGGCTGACGTCGCCCCTGCTGTAGCCGCTCCTGAAGCTACTGACGTTACTGCCGGCCGCGCCTCTGATCCGGCCGTCATTTCTGCGGGCCTCAAGGGCGCGATGCGTCGCCTCGCTTCAGGCGTGGCGATCGTCACCGCGCTAGGCGACGAGGCGCCGGTCGGCATGGCCGCGACCTCGATCACTTCGCTCACCATGGACCCGCCCGCCGTGCTCGTCTGCGTCAACCAGACGGCGAGCATCCACGCCCATCTATCGCCCGGCTGCCCAGTCAGCATCAACCTCCTCTCGCGCCACCAGCGCGACGTCTCCGCCGCCTTTGGCGGCGCGGTAGCGCGCGATGCGCGCTTTGGTGTGGGCAGCTGGACCCCCGATGCCCATGGCTTGCCAATCCTGGAGGAGGCGCAGGCGAACCTTAGCTGCACGATAGACAGCATGACCCCCTATGGCACCCACAGCATCGTCATCGCGAGGGTCGAGGCGGTGCGCCTGAGCGAAGCGGTCAATCCCCTCATCTTCCAGGATGGAGCCTATCTGTGAGCGATCTTAACGCCCAGAGCCTTAATGATAGCCTCGCCGACGAGCTTTACCAGGCGCTGCGCGCGGGGATCACCGTGCCGCCGCTGATGGCGCGTTACCCTGAGCTCACCATCGACGATGCCTATGCCATCTCGCTGGGCGCGCTGGAGAAGCGCAAAAATGATGGCGAGCGCGTCATCGGCAAGAAGATCGGCGTCACCTCCAAGGCGGTGCAGGACATGCTAGGCGTACACCAGCCCGATTTCGGCTTCCTTACGGACCGCATGTTCATTGAAGGCGATATCGATGTTGCGGGCAACGGCCTCATCGCGCCCCGCGCCGAGGCCGAAATCGGCTTCATCCTCAAGGACAGCCTCAAAGGACCGGGGGTCACGGCGGAAGATGTGATCGCCGCGACGGAAAGTATCGTCCCCTGTTTCGAGATCGTTGACAGCCGCATTCAGGACTGGAAGATCGGTATCGTCGATACCGTCGCCGACAATGCGTCCTGCGGCGTCTATGTGCTGGGCGAGGCACGCGCCGATCCACGCGTGCACGACCTTCCCAGCCTCTATGTCACCGTCACCAAAAATGGCGAGCCTTTGTCGGAGGGCTATGGCCATGCGGTGCAGGGCTCGCCTGCTCAGGCGGTCGCCTGGCTCGCCAATACGCTGGGCGCCTATGGCGTTACCCTGGACGCTGGCGATGTGATATTGTCAGGCAGCCTGGTGCCGCTTGAACCGGCCAAGGCCGGCGACATATTCGAGATGCAGCTGCACGGCGTTGGCAGCTGCACCGCGCGCTTTATCTAGATCGAATATGGCGCATCGCTTGGAATCCCGGCGATGCCCCCTGAGGAGTGAATCATGACGGACAAGGTCAAGGCGGCGATCATCGGGTCGGGCAATATCGGCACCGATCTTATGATCAAGATGATCAAATATCCGCAGAATATGGAATTGGTGGCCGTGGTCGGCATCGACGAGGCCTCTGAGGGTCTCGCCATGGCGCGCGAGCGCGGCGTCGCCACCACCCATGAAGGCATTGACGGCCTCAAGAAAATGTCAGTCTATCCCGACATCGGCATCGTCTTCGACGCGACCTCGGCTTACGCCCACAAGGTGCATGACGCAGCGCTGCGCGCCGACGGCAAGCAGGTGGTGGACTTGACCCCCGCCGCGATCGGCCCCTACACCATCCCCACGGTCAACGGCGAAGCCAATCTTGATGCCGGAAACGTCAACATGGTGACCTGCGGCGGGCAGGCGACAATCCCAATGGTCGCTGCGGTCAGTCAAGTCGCTACCGTTCATTATGCCGAGATCGTCGCCTCAGTCTCCTCGCGCTCGGCGGGTCCTGGCACCCGCGCCAATATCGACGAGTTCACCCGCACCACCGCTGGTGCCATCGAAAAGGTTGGCGGCGCGGCCCAGGGCAAAGCGATCATCATCCTCAATCCCGCCGAACCGCCGATGATCATGCGCGACACCGTCTTCACCCTCTCCGAAGGCGCCGACGAAGACACCATCCGCGCCTCGGTCGAGGCGATGGTCGAGAAGGTCCAGGCCTATGTGCCGGGCTATCGCTTGAAGCAGGAAGTGCAGTTCGAGCGGTTTGGCGACAATAACAAGCTCAAGATCCCTGGCCGCGGCGAGTTCACCGGCATCAAGACCATGATCCTGCTCGAGGTCGAAGGGGCGGGTGATTATCTGCCGAGCTATTCGGGCAATCTCGACATCATGACCGCCGCCGCCAAGGCGACCGGCGAGCTGCTCGCGCAGCGCATCCGCGAAGGAAAGAAGGTGGCAGCATGAGCGCCCAGTCAAACAAGCCGTTCAACGTGGAAGCGGGCGACAAGCTCTATATCCAGGACGTCACCCTGCGCGATGGCATGCACGCCATCCGCCACATGTACGGCATCGACCATGTGAAATCGATCGCCAAGGCATTGGACGACGCAGGCGTCGACGCGATCGAGGTCGCCCATGGCGACGGCCTCAATGGCGCCAGCTTCAACTATGGCTTTGGCGCGCATACCGACTGGGAATGGCTCGAAGCGGTCGCCTCGGTGCTTGACCGGTCGGTGCTCACCACCCTCATCCTGCCCGGCGTGGGCACGGTCGAGGAATTGAAGCGCGCCTATGACATCGGCGTGCGTTCGGTCCGCGTCGCGACCCACTGCACCGAGGCCGACGTTTCCAAGCAGCATATCGGCATCGCCCGCGACCTTGGCATGGACGTCTCGGGCTTCCTCATGATGAGCCACATGATCGACGCCGACGCGCTCGCGAGCCAAGCCCTCCTCATGGAAAGCTATGGCGCGCAGTGTGTCTATGTGACCGACAGCGGCGGCGCGCTCGACATGGATGGAGTCAAGGCCCGGCTTGAAGCCTATGACCGGGTCCTCAAACCCGAAACCCAGCGCGGCATCCACGCCCACCATAATCTCTCGCTTGGCGTCGCCAACTCGATCGTCGCCGCCCAGGCTGGCGCGGTGCGCATCGACGCCTCGCTCACCGGCATGGGCGCGGGCGCGGGCAATGCGCCCTTGGAAGTGTTCATCGCCGCCGCCCAGCGCAAGGGCTGGAACCATGGATGCGACGTCATGGCGCTGATGGACGCGGCTGAGGATCTTGTCCGCCCGCTACAGGACCGCCCGGTCCGGGTCGACCGCGAAACCTTGGCGCTTGGCTATGCGGGGGTCTATTCCTCTTTCCTGCGCCATGCCGAGAAGGCCGCCGAAACCTACGGCCTCGACACCCGCACCATCCTCGTTGAACTAGGCCGCCGCAAGATGGTCGGCGGTCAGGAAGACATGATCGTCGATGTCGCGCTCGACATGCTCAAGGAGCGCGAAGCCGCCGGCTGACATGCCACTGGGGCGCGGCCAACCGCCGCGCCCAGGCTCACATTCAACAAAAGGAGAGGATATGGCCGAAAGGCGTCTGTCGCTCGACCATATCACCGTCACGGACACCACCCCCTGGCAGCTCGCCGAGATCGCCGGAGAGACCGGCTGCGCCGGCATCTGCCCGTTCCTCCATGCGATGGAGGTGCTGCCCGCCATGCCGCCCTATGATCTGGTGCGCGATCCCCAGGCGTTGCGCAGGACCCGTGATGCGCTCGCCGCGACCGGGGTCAGCGTCGACCTCCTCTATCCCTTCACCATGGCCGGGCGTACCGACCCCGCCGCGTTCGCCCCCGTGCTCGAGGCCGGCGCAAGCCTGGGCGCCCCCCTCGCCAACGTCCTGTGCTACGATCGCGATCCTGTCCGTCGCACCGAAAGGCTCGTCGAACTGGCCGAGCTCGCCGCAACCTATGGCATCGCGCTCGCCATCGAATTTTATCCACCCTCCCAGGTCAAGACCCTCAGCGAAGCCCTCGGCGAAATCGACAAGACCGGCCGCAGCGACGTTGGTGTCACCCTCGACCTCCTCCACGTCATGCGCGGCGGCGATGTCGACGCTAGCTTCGTCCTCCTCAACCACCCTGCCATAGCCATTGCCCAACTCGCCGACGGACCCGCCACCATCGATCCCGCCCAAATCGAATGGGAAGCCGGCATCCAGCGCCTCCTCCCCGGACAAGGCGCGTTCCCCATCCCCGCCTTCCTCAACGCCCTCAATCCCAACACACCCCTCAGCATCGAAATACCCCAGCAAAACGCCATCGACAAAGGACTATCCCCCCTCGAACGCGCCCGAAATGCCGTCAAAGCAGCAAGGGGATTTATAAGACAAACAGGAGAGCAAGATGCGTGACCTGATCGACCCATCCTTGTTGCCAGGGCTGGACTTCATGCCCCCGTTAGACCTGACGCCGGAAAGCCTGCCTATAATCCGTGAAGGTATGGAGCAGATGAGCGCTGCAGTCCCAGAACCCGAGGATAGCGGGGTCGAATGGCGGGAAGAGCGCATCAAGGCGCCCGATGGACATGAACTGCTCGTCAGAATTTATCGGCCGTTGGACGGGGATGGCCTTCTTCCGGCGGTGCTGCATGTTCATGGCGGCGGCTATGTCATGGGCTCGGTGAGCACCAATCATCTGTCGAACATCGGACTTGCAGCATCGACTGCTGCACTCATCTTGTCGGTCGATTATCGCTTAGCGCCCGAAACCGTTGCGCCCGGCGCGGTAGAGGATTGCTATGCCGCGCTCGAGTGGCTGCACGGCAATGCAGCGGCGCTTGGGGTGGACCCCGCCAAGATCGCGGTTCGCGGCGAAAGTGCGGGCGGCGGCTTGGCGGCGGCCTTGGCGCTACTCGCCCGCGATAGAGGTGGTCCCACGATCGCGCATCAGAATCTGATCTATCCGATGCTGGACGATCGCACATGCATCACCCGTTTGCCCGCTCATCTTGGCGCTTTTGTGTGGACGCCGCAGGCCAATGCTTTCGGGTGGCGATCGCTGTTGGGGCAGGAGCCGGGATCGGCCGATGTGTCGCCTTATGCTGCGCCCGCGCGCGCGGAGGAGCTTGCTGGCCTGCCGCCGGCCTTTATTGCGGTCGGAGCGCTCGATCTGTTCCTGGTTGAGGACATGGACTATGCGCGGCGGCTGATTGAAGCGGGCGTGTCTGTGGAATTGCATGTCTATCCTGGCGCTTATCACGGATTTGACGTACTGCCAGACGCAGCACCCGTCCGGCAGATGAAGCGCGATGCCGTCGCAGCGCTCCGCAAGGTGCTGCACCCTGGTGAAACAGGGTAAGACAAGCGGCGCATCACTCAGCAAGTTATGGCGGTGGCAGCATTGACTCTGGTGCAACGCGTAAGGGCGCGCTATTAAAACGGTTACATTTTTGAAGGCGGGGCAAGAATGCAGATCAGAAGCGGGCGGACGACGACGCCGCCATCGCTGGATAATCTCGATGGGAATATCATAGAGATCCTTCGCACCAACGGCCGCGCGACTAACCAGGAAATAGCCGAGCGGCTTTCTGTGACGGCTGCCACTGTCTCGGCGCGGCTTCAAAAGATGGAAGATGCTCGGGCGATGCGGGTCGTTGCTGTCACGGACTTCGCTGCCCATGGCTATAATGTGATCATCGCCCTGGGAGTGAAGGTGCTGGGGCGCAATGTTCAGGAAGTTGGACGCGATCTTGCCGACCTGCCTGAAGTGTTGAGCGTGAATATCATGAGCGGTGAACATGATATTGAACTGCTCGTTGCTCTACGCGACTTCGGTGAAGTTCAGAAGATGTTATTCGAACATATTGCTGGTATCGACGGCGTAATTCACATCACATCGGGGGTGGCGGTGGATATCGTGAAATATGAATTCAACGTGGTGCCGCTTTGACCTCCAAGGCGGAATGGGCGCGCCTGGACAAGCTGGACCAGGGCATCGTCGAAAAGCTCGCTCGAGACGCGCGCATTTCCAACCGGGCGATCGCGGCGGAACTGGGGGTAACGGAAGGTACGATTCGGACGCGTATCAAGCGCCTGCAGAATGAAGGGTTGATCCAGTTCACCGTTGTCACCGATTTCCGCATGGCAGGATCGCCCAATCTTTGCATGATGGGCATCGATGCCGATCCGTCGCATGTGTCGGAGCTGGCGCGAAGCCTATCCGATATTCCGGAGATCACTTGTGTAGTTGTGTTGCTGGGGCGTTATAGCCTGCTAGCGATGGGGCTTTTCACCAATATCGAGCAGCTAAATGACCTTGTGACGGAGCATATTCGGCCCCTGCGGGGCGTGCAGCGGGTCGAAACGTCGATATCGGTTCATAACCTCAAATATGAGGCGGGGATCGCTAAAATCACGCGCGAGCCTGTCGAAGGTTGAAGCGCAGCGGGGCGATTGCCTGTAGAATTGAATGATGGGGCTCAGGCCCCGAGGAGAGTGTCATGCCCATCAGTTTGGAAGAACTTGCCGCCCGTGTCACCGCACTTGAGGATATCAACGCCATTCGCCAGTTGAAGGCGCGCTATCTGCGTGCCTGCGACCTCAAGCTGGTTGACGAGTTGCGCGAAACTTTTCTGCCGCAAGGAATCCGGCTCGATTATCAGAACTTCCCAATCTTCACCGATCGCGACGAATTCATAGCTATTTTTCAGAAGATGGCGATGGCTGGCGGTGTCTATGACATCCACCATGCGACCAATGCCGACATTGAACTGATTAGCCCCACCGAAGCGCGCGGGCGCTGGTCGCTGAATTTCCGGACGATCATTCTCGCGACCCGTTCGGTGACCCGGCTCGCGGTGGAATATCAGGACGTCTATCGCAAGCAGGACGGCCGCTGGTGGATAGCGGAGTCGGTTAGCCGGATTACGTCGATCCTGACGGAAGAGATCGGCGAGGACGGGACACCGCGCTATCTCGCGTGGGGTGAGGCGCCCGCGGCGCAATAACGCCGTAAAGGCGCAAAGGGCTACCTCTGCTTTCTCGCCATGAGCGAAGCTGGACTCGTTGATGGAGTGCAGCATCGCGGCCTCATTTTCAGCGGGATTTTCAGCGGGAACACCGATCATGAGGGCGTGCGGATGGAATCCGGTTGCCGTCTTTCATGGGGCAGCTTACAACGCGTATCGAGCAATGAGTGGCTTGAACCGCAGGATAATGCGTACCCCGGCTACAGAAAAATCAGAGGAGAGGCAGGGCGCCATGGGCCGTTTGCAAGGTAAGATCGCGATCATCACGGGTGGCGCCAGGGGCATGGGCGCTGCGACGAGTCGCCTCTTTATCGAGGAGGGCGCGAAGGTCGCCATTGCCGATGTACTGGACGCCGACGGCGCTGAGCTAGCTTCGGAACTGGGTGACGCCGCGCGCTTCTATCATCATGACGTGACGAGCGAAGATGGCTGGACTGAACTGGTGCGCGCGGTGGAAGCGGACCTGGGACCAACCGACATATTGGTGAATAATGCGGGCATATTGCTGTTCCGGACGCTGCTAGACACAAGCCTTGGGGACTATGAGCGGGTGCTTAAGGTTAATCTGACCGGCGCGTTTTTGGGGATCAAAGCGGTCGCGCCTGGCATGATCGCACGCGGAAAAGGCGCCATCGTTAATATCTCCTCCGTCGATGGGATGAAGGGCGCCAACGGACTTGCCGCCTATTCCT encodes:
- a CDS encoding enoyl-CoA hydratase, giving the protein MNETDRLVEPQQVDIVYETDEPVTYEVIDHVAWIMMNRPGFNNAQNGQMTYALDDAFVKATNDDDVRAIVLGGNGKHFSAGHDIGTPGRDLHKHFENRLLVPGHVNKPAAELLYTREKEQYVGMCRRWRDAPKPTIAMVQGACVAGGLMLAWVCDLIVATDDAFFQDPVNRMGIPGVEYFAHAYELPPRVAKEFLLLGERMSAQRAEQFGMVNKIVSREALRETVAAMAAKLVAQPRLGNWLTKQAINHVEELMGKRNAMEAQYHMHHFAHAQNDLTQGSSIAGLDAKKMAEANKKQASE
- a CDS encoding CoA-transferase subunit beta, whose protein sequence is MTQNSYSLAELVIAACAEVWRDDGEVMATGIGPLPRIGAGLAKLSFAPAIQTTDGEAWYTSAPVGPGKRAVEPEFEGIANYDRVFSALWSGKRHALVGPVQIDRYGQANISVIGDHKKPKAAMLGARGFPGNSISHPNSFFFPNHNKRAFVEGEVDFVCMAGYNPARYRNGGPPQGLDLRRIITNLCVMDFGGPGHQIRVISLHPGVTFEEVQDNSGFPLAKISDDIPTTPAPTAEQLELIAKIDPNNVRATVFKDNPAGDRRAA
- a CDS encoding CoA transferase subunit A, with the protein product MTETMLDKRMTVDDIVDQISDGMTIGIGGWATRRKPMALIRAIARSNLKDLTVMAGYGGMDIGLLAATGKIKKLVFAFASLDHYPLEPHFRNARQAGAFEVLELDEGMYHWGLRAAAMKLPFLPTRVGIGTDIINQSGFDFKFVKSPYEDGEEFVAMPALVPDIALIHAHRSDERGNLLTLSVDPIFDELLVRAAKKSFATVEKIVPTAELDMKKNSRYNLVERAMITGVAEAPLGAHPSSADPDYQLDLKHIKTYVESAASPEAWAEYKAKYVDVSEADYQASIGGQEAVKQLPVPIY
- a CDS encoding VOC family protein; protein product: MAVISLGYVVIEAQDLGHWQDFACTIAGLMTTPSPREDVALFRMDDRPYRLWVEKGEQNRFIAPGWECANREDFESLLERLEAAGRPVTRAGVMEARARQVYELARSSDPAGNAMEIFYGRFVDYAPFTSPAGVSRFVTGDNGDMGMGHVVLTAPNFNETHAFYKAVMGFGDTDLGRFYLQGGGEDDPGVGFAFLHCNARHHSLALGQMPESPNGAVHMMLEVGSLEDVGRAYDRVLKSKGKVPLSASLGRHVNDKMTSFYMQTPSGFDIEYGWNGLVIDPATWVPTTSLAVSDWGHKWAHEQD
- a CDS encoding acyl-CoA dehydrogenase family protein, which encodes MTGAAATRPIGKDEELPSAETLIARAKAMIPVLRTRARACTLAHDVPPETVAEMKAAGFFRVLQPKRYGGYEMHPNVFFEIQKALAEGCMSTGWIYGVLGCHPYELALFHDEAQQEVWGDNRDMLVSSTYQPVGKVEKVEGGFYLSGRWGFSSGSSHCGWVLLGAINFDTDGGPPDMRTFLLPRSDYQVIEGTWDTFGLQGTGSFDILVERVFVPEHRTHKASDGFACTNPGQQANDGPLYRIPWAQLFIRSVSSAAFGGIRAATSAAMEIMGNRVSTNTGKASKADPNLHAAIARAIAETNEMELTHRTAFNELMDYATRNEPVPMEKRALFAYQSANVVRRMADLADDMVKLLGGRAIYMSSPIIQPWLDLHAARAHVANDPANRTSDVIGTMNGEPPAFTFI
- a CDS encoding alpha/beta fold hydrolase — its product is MAKELSRKTYKVAGGYEISVAEIPGDGPVVIFIHGSGPGASGASNFRNNAQTFADAGYRVILPDLIGYGQSSKPEADYPLELFTQTLLDALGQHGVTGGHLVGNSLGGGIALQIALDHPEFAVGKLILMAPGCVAEQASYFTMPGIAKMRSGFGSPDFNIEEQRRLISNLMHPSSLHHVTDALVEERFAVARTQPKDVLARVKTPDLGPRLGEVCQPIFVLWGLNDEFCPESHARLFLDACPDVRCLTFSQTGHWVQVERAQEFNRYSLDFLKNG
- a CDS encoding flavin reductase family protein; protein product: MADVAPAVAAPEATDVTAGRASDPAVISAGLKGAMRRLASGVAIVTALGDEAPVGMAATSITSLTMDPPAVLVCVNQTASIHAHLSPGCPVSINLLSRHQRDVSAAFGGAVARDARFGVGSWTPDAHGLPILEEAQANLSCTIDSMTPYGTHSIVIARVEAVRLSEAVNPLIFQDGAYL